A genomic region of Notamacropus eugenii isolate mMacEug1 chromosome 3, mMacEug1.pri_v2, whole genome shotgun sequence contains the following coding sequences:
- the LOC140531406 gene encoding olfactory receptor 6C74-like encodes MRNYTTVTTFILLGLMDNPDLQIAVFLFLFLTYILSIGGNLSIILLTLLDSHLKTPMYCFLRNFSFLEISLTSVCIPRFLISIVTMNKRISYNACVSQLFFVVLLGSSEFYLLVVKSYDRYVVICKSLHYANIIKSRVYTKLILGSWLAGLLTILPGLTMGLQLDFCDANVIDHFSCDYSPVLQLSCTNTEFIELWSFFLALLTLLVTLTLVLLSYANIFRTILRIPSREQKRKAFSTCSSHIIVVSICYGSCIFMCIRPSAKERVVFNKAVAILTTSVAPFLNPFIYSLRNKQVKKIFKSVTRKMFFLVK; translated from the coding sequence ATGAGGAACTATACAACAGTGACTACTTTCATTCTTCTGGGCCTGATGGATAATCCAGACTTACAGATTgcagtttttctctttctcttcctaacATACATACTAAGCATTGGAGGAAACCTCAGCATCATCCTTCTAACCCTTCTGGATTCCCACCTCAAAACACCCATGTACTGCTTCCTTCGCAATTTCTCCTTTTTAGAAATATCCTTGACATCAGTATGTATTCCCAGATTCCTGATCAGCATTGTGACCATGAACAAAAGAATTTCCTATAATGCTTGTGTGAGCCAGTTGTTTTTTGTCGTACTCTTGGGGTCATCAGAGTTTTACCTTTTAGTTGTCAAGTCTTATGATCGCTATGTGGTCATCTGCAAGTCCCTGCATTACGCGAATATCATAAAAAGCCGAGTATACACCAAACTCATCCTTGGCTCTTGGCTTGCTGGCTTACTGACAATCTTGCCAGGTCTTACCATGGGCCTCCAATTGGATTTCTGTGATGCCAATGTCATTGATCACTTTTCCTGTGACTATTCTCCTGTTCTTCAGCTGTCCTGCACTAACACTGAGTTCATTGAGCTGTGGAGTTTTTTCTTAGCCTTACTGACACTCCTTGTCACTTTGACTCTAGTACTTCTCTCCTATGCAAACATCTTTAGGACAATTCTGAGAATCCCTTccagagagcaaaagagaaaggCCTTTTCAACATGTTCCTCTCACATTATTGTTGTCTCCATCTGTTATGGCAGTTGTATCTTCATGTGTATTAGGCCCTCAGCCAAGGAAAGAGTAGTCTTTAACAAAGCGGTAGCCATCCTCACCACTTCAGTGGCCCCCTTTCTAAATCCTTTCATCTATAGTCTAAGGAACAAACAAGTAAAAAAGATCTTTAAGTCTGTAaccagaaaaatgtttttcttagttaaatga